One genomic window of Triplophysa rosa linkage group LG11, Trosa_1v2, whole genome shotgun sequence includes the following:
- the cyth3b gene encoding cytohesin-3 isoform X2: MDEGNQVPEDLSLEEREELSNIRRRKKELLDDIERLKFEIAEVMTEIEQLTCVGESKMTQRNKQIAMGRKKFNMDPKKGIQFLLENDLLQQTPEDIAQFLYKGEGLNKTVIGDYLGERDDFNIKVLQAFVELHEFADLNLVQALRQFLWSFRLPGEAQKIDRMMEAFASRYCHCNPGVFQSTDTCYVLSFAIIMLNTSLHNPNVRDKPAVERFISMNRGINEGGDLPEELLRNLYESIKSEPFKIPEDDGNDLTHTFFNPDREGWLLKLGGRVKTWKRRWFILTDNCLYYFEYTTDKEPRGIIPLENLSIREVEEPRKPNCFELYNPNHKGQVIKACKTEADGRVVEGNHVVYRISAPTPEEKDEWIKSIKASISRDPFYDMLATRKRRIANKK, from the exons TACCTGAAGACCTGTCcctggaggagagagaggaacTGTCCAACATTCGCCGGAGGAAAAAAGAACTACTCGATGATATTGAG AGGCTGAAGTTTGAGATCGCTGAAGTCATGACAGAAATCGAGCAGCTCACGTGTGTTGGCGAGAG CAAAATGACgcagagaaacaaacaaattgCAATGGGAAGAAAAAAATTCAACATGGACCCCAAAAAG GGGATTCAGTTTCTTCTGGAGAATGACCTCCTGCAGCAGACCCCCGAAGACATCGCACAGTTCCTCTATAAAGGCGAGGGCTTGAACAAAACCGTTATTGGGGATTACCTAGGAGAGCG CGATGACTTCAACATCAAAGTGCTTCAGGCTTTTGTCGAGCTTCATGAATTTGCCGACCTCAACCTCGTTCAGGCTCTGAG GCAGTTTCTCTGGAGTTTCAGACTGCCTGGTGAAGCGCAGAAGATCGACAGAATGATGGAGGCGTTTGCTTCCCGGTACTGCCATTGCAACCCTGGAGTCTTCCAGTCCACAG acaCATGTTATGTGCTGTCCTTTGCCATCATCATGTTGAACACCAGCCTTCACAATCCCAACGTCAGAGATAAACCTGCTGTAGAGCGTTTCATTTCCATGAACAGAGGCATCAATGAAGGAGGAGATCTGCCGGAAGAGCTGCTCAGG AACCTGTATGAGAGTATCAAGAGCGAGCCCTTCAAAATCCCAGAGGATGACGGAAATGACCTCACTCACACATTCTTTAACCCGGACAGAGAGGGCTGGCTGCTTAAATTAG GTGGACGAGTGAAAACATGGAAAAGGAGATGGTTTATTCTGACCGACAACTGCTTGTACTATTTCGAGTACACAACA GACAAAGAACCGCGTGGAATCATCCCTCTGGAGAACCTCAGCATCAGAGAGGTGGAGGAACCCCGAAAACCT AACTGTTTTGAGTTGTACAATCCAAATCATAAAGGGCAGGTGATCAAGGCGTGTAAGACAGAGGCAGATGGACGGGTGGTGGAGGGGAACCACGTCGTCTACAGGATATCAGCACCCACACCAGAGGAGAAAGATGAATGGATCAAATCCATCAA AGCGAGCATCAGCCGGGACCCCTTTTACGACATGCTGGCCACCAGGAAGAGACGCATCGCCAACAAGAAGTGA
- the cyth3b gene encoding cytohesin-3 isoform X3: MTEIEQLTCVGESKMTQRNKQIAMGRKKFNMDPKKGIQFLLENDLLQQTPEDIAQFLYKGEGLNKTVIGDYLGERDDFNIKVLQAFVELHEFADLNLVQALRQFLWSFRLPGEAQKIDRMMEAFASRYCHCNPGVFQSTDTCYVLSFAIIMLNTSLHNPNVRDKPAVERFISMNRGINEGGDLPEELLRNLYESIKSEPFKIPEDDGNDLTHTFFNPDREGWLLKLGGRVKTWKRRWFILTDNCLYYFEYTTDKEPRGIIPLENLSIREVEEPRKPNCFELYNPNHKGQVIKACKTEADGRVVEGNHVVYRISAPTPEEKDEWIKSIKASISRDPFYDMLATRKRRIANKK, encoded by the exons ATGACAGAAATCGAGCAGCTCACGTGTGTTGGCGAGAG CAAAATGACgcagagaaacaaacaaattgCAATGGGAAGAAAAAAATTCAACATGGACCCCAAAAAG GGGATTCAGTTTCTTCTGGAGAATGACCTCCTGCAGCAGACCCCCGAAGACATCGCACAGTTCCTCTATAAAGGCGAGGGCTTGAACAAAACCGTTATTGGGGATTACCTAGGAGAGCG CGATGACTTCAACATCAAAGTGCTTCAGGCTTTTGTCGAGCTTCATGAATTTGCCGACCTCAACCTCGTTCAGGCTCTGAG GCAGTTTCTCTGGAGTTTCAGACTGCCTGGTGAAGCGCAGAAGATCGACAGAATGATGGAGGCGTTTGCTTCCCGGTACTGCCATTGCAACCCTGGAGTCTTCCAGTCCACAG acaCATGTTATGTGCTGTCCTTTGCCATCATCATGTTGAACACCAGCCTTCACAATCCCAACGTCAGAGATAAACCTGCTGTAGAGCGTTTCATTTCCATGAACAGAGGCATCAATGAAGGAGGAGATCTGCCGGAAGAGCTGCTCAGG AACCTGTATGAGAGTATCAAGAGCGAGCCCTTCAAAATCCCAGAGGATGACGGAAATGACCTCACTCACACATTCTTTAACCCGGACAGAGAGGGCTGGCTGCTTAAATTAG GTGGACGAGTGAAAACATGGAAAAGGAGATGGTTTATTCTGACCGACAACTGCTTGTACTATTTCGAGTACACAACA GACAAAGAACCGCGTGGAATCATCCCTCTGGAGAACCTCAGCATCAGAGAGGTGGAGGAACCCCGAAAACCT AACTGTTTTGAGTTGTACAATCCAAATCATAAAGGGCAGGTGATCAAGGCGTGTAAGACAGAGGCAGATGGACGGGTGGTGGAGGGGAACCACGTCGTCTACAGGATATCAGCACCCACACCAGAGGAGAAAGATGAATGGATCAAATCCATCAA AGCGAGCATCAGCCGGGACCCCTTTTACGACATGCTGGCCACCAGGAAGAGACGCATCGCCAACAAGAAGTGA
- the cyth3b gene encoding cytohesin-3 isoform X1: MPHKEQQTWTESDVPEDLSLEEREELSNIRRRKKELLDDIERLKFEIAEVMTEIEQLTCVGESKMTQRNKQIAMGRKKFNMDPKKGIQFLLENDLLQQTPEDIAQFLYKGEGLNKTVIGDYLGERDDFNIKVLQAFVELHEFADLNLVQALRQFLWSFRLPGEAQKIDRMMEAFASRYCHCNPGVFQSTDTCYVLSFAIIMLNTSLHNPNVRDKPAVERFISMNRGINEGGDLPEELLRNLYESIKSEPFKIPEDDGNDLTHTFFNPDREGWLLKLGGRVKTWKRRWFILTDNCLYYFEYTTDKEPRGIIPLENLSIREVEEPRKPNCFELYNPNHKGQVIKACKTEADGRVVEGNHVVYRISAPTPEEKDEWIKSIKASISRDPFYDMLATRKRRIANKK, translated from the exons TACCTGAAGACCTGTCcctggaggagagagaggaacTGTCCAACATTCGCCGGAGGAAAAAAGAACTACTCGATGATATTGAG AGGCTGAAGTTTGAGATCGCTGAAGTCATGACAGAAATCGAGCAGCTCACGTGTGTTGGCGAGAG CAAAATGACgcagagaaacaaacaaattgCAATGGGAAGAAAAAAATTCAACATGGACCCCAAAAAG GGGATTCAGTTTCTTCTGGAGAATGACCTCCTGCAGCAGACCCCCGAAGACATCGCACAGTTCCTCTATAAAGGCGAGGGCTTGAACAAAACCGTTATTGGGGATTACCTAGGAGAGCG CGATGACTTCAACATCAAAGTGCTTCAGGCTTTTGTCGAGCTTCATGAATTTGCCGACCTCAACCTCGTTCAGGCTCTGAG GCAGTTTCTCTGGAGTTTCAGACTGCCTGGTGAAGCGCAGAAGATCGACAGAATGATGGAGGCGTTTGCTTCCCGGTACTGCCATTGCAACCCTGGAGTCTTCCAGTCCACAG acaCATGTTATGTGCTGTCCTTTGCCATCATCATGTTGAACACCAGCCTTCACAATCCCAACGTCAGAGATAAACCTGCTGTAGAGCGTTTCATTTCCATGAACAGAGGCATCAATGAAGGAGGAGATCTGCCGGAAGAGCTGCTCAGG AACCTGTATGAGAGTATCAAGAGCGAGCCCTTCAAAATCCCAGAGGATGACGGAAATGACCTCACTCACACATTCTTTAACCCGGACAGAGAGGGCTGGCTGCTTAAATTAG GTGGACGAGTGAAAACATGGAAAAGGAGATGGTTTATTCTGACCGACAACTGCTTGTACTATTTCGAGTACACAACA GACAAAGAACCGCGTGGAATCATCCCTCTGGAGAACCTCAGCATCAGAGAGGTGGAGGAACCCCGAAAACCT AACTGTTTTGAGTTGTACAATCCAAATCATAAAGGGCAGGTGATCAAGGCGTGTAAGACAGAGGCAGATGGACGGGTGGTGGAGGGGAACCACGTCGTCTACAGGATATCAGCACCCACACCAGAGGAGAAAGATGAATGGATCAAATCCATCAA AGCGAGCATCAGCCGGGACCCCTTTTACGACATGCTGGCCACCAGGAAGAGACGCATCGCCAACAAGAAGTGA
- the cacng5b gene encoding voltage-dependent calcium channel gamma-5 subunit yields MSVCGRKALTLLSSVFAVCSLGLLGIAVSTDYWLYLEEGVIMPLNQSTDIRMSIHSGLWRVCFLAGEERGRCFTIEYMMPMSIQITSESTVSVLKMIRSATPFPLVSLFFMFIGFVLNNIGHIRPHRTILAFVSGTFFILSGLSLVVGLVLYISSINDEMLNRTKSNEAYFSYKYGWSFAFAAISFLLTESAGVMSVYLFMKRYTAEEIYQPRPSFYRPRLSNCSDHSGQFLHPDAWTRGRSPSDISSDASLQMNASYPALLKCPDYDQMSSSPC; encoded by the exons ATGAGCGTGTGCGGGAGGAAGGCGCTGACCCTGCTGAGCAGTGTGTTTGCGGTATGCAGTCTGGGGCTGCTGGGTATCGCCGTCAGCACTGACTACTGGCTCTATCTGGAGGAGGGAGTCATAATGCCTCTCAACCAGAGCACTGACATACGCATGTCCATCCACTCCGGCCTGTGGAGGGTTTGTTTTCTAGCAG GTGAGGAGAGAGGACGCTGCTTCACCATCGAGTATATGATGCCTATGAGCATCCAGATCACCAGTGAGTCCACAGTCAGTGTTCTGA AGATGATTCGCTCGGCGACGCCGTTCCCACTGGTCAGTTTGTTCTTTATGTTCATCGGCTTTGTGTTGAACAACATCGGACACATCCGGCCCCACCGCACCATACTGGCCTTCGTCTCTGGAACCTTCTTCATCTTGTCAG GTCTGTCTCTGGTGGTGGGTTTGGTTCTCTACATCTCCAGCATTAATGATGAGATGTTGAACAGGACCAAGAGTAATGAAGCGTATTTCAGCTATAAGTACGGCTGGTCATTCGCGTTTGCTGCCATCTCCTTCCTCCTCACAGAG AGTGCAGGTGTGATGTCTGTCTACCTGTTCATGAAGCGATACACAGCAGAGGAAATCTATCAGCCTCGGCCCAGCTTCTACCGGCCGCGCCTGAGCAACTGCTCGGATCACTCGGGTCAGTTTCTGCACCCTGATGCCTGGACGAGAGGCCGTAGCCCGTCAGACATCTCCAGCGACGCCTCTCTACAAATGAATGCCAGCTACCCTGCCCTGCTCAAGTGTCCAGACTATGACCAGATGTCCTCCTCCCCCTGCTGA